The genomic stretch acattagcaaggagctggactggaagtggagcagccgggactcgaaccggcatccatatgggatgccggcactgcaggcagctgcttttcccgctgtgccacagcgccagccccaagctttgatttttttacttAGTTGGGGCTCACACGTCTGGAAGGGGGGTTTGCCTGCGGCTGAAATAGAAGGTTCAGGCACTGCCATCTGATGCCCTTATTATAAAGGTCTCACTGCGTGAGTACTCAGCCTAAGTCCGAGACAGACGTAGAAACTGGCTGAgcagtgggcagagctggcccCGGCAGGCTGGTTCTGGGCTCCAGGGCAGCACAGAAGAGTGGGCAGATTCGGAATTTGGAAAACCACCCTGGATGTCGAAGGAGGCATTGGAGAGGGAAGCTAGACTCCGAGAGCCAAGGGCTGGGACCGTAaggacagaggcagagctggggttggggaggggcagaggggcaggcagtAGGGGGCACAGGACTTGTGGAGGTAATGGGAGCTGCTGGGGGTCTTGGTCATGGTGGGGGACACACAATGTCGCACTCCCATCAACTGGTCCAGGACAAAGGTGCCTCTGGGCTCAGCTCGGTCTCCAGCCTTTCTTCTGCAGGTTTAGGCAGGTTTAGGTCAGGAGATCTTGCCTGGCTGACTATCCCTTGTCGCCCGGGCTTTCATTTAACCAGCGATTACTGGAGCTGGCATtgaggagcagcaggtgaagctgctgcttgtaacaccGGTGTCCCATATCGAAGCACCAGTTGGGgtccccgttgctccacttccgatccagctgtctgctgatgtgcctgggaagatgggggaagatggcccaagtgcttggatgccagccacccatgtgggagacccggatggcgttcctggttcctggttcccacttggcccagccctggctgctgtgtccatttgggaaatgaaccaaagtttggaagatctctgtctatgtctccttctctttgtagctctgcttttcaaataaataaatcttaaaagaaaaaaacaacaacaactagcAATTGTTAGGCATCCAGTACGTGCTGGGCATTACAGACTCCAaggcctcccctgcctgccttcaAGAAACACCCACACTGGCCAGGATGTGGCCGCCATTCACCTGATGCGTTCAGCAAGGGCTCCGCCTTCAGAACACCAAGGCTTGCCAGACACACAGGTGTAtcaaaaaataatctttattgtCACTAGTATAAAACAGAGCAGATCAACTGGCCTCTCAGTCTGTACAAAGTGTGGGGCATACGACCACCTGGCCTGCCCCGTTCCCCCACAAGGCCCTGCCCAGACCAGCGCCCCAGGGCCTCCGTGAGGACGGCCACCAAGTGCCTCCCCTCGGGAAGAGGGGTGGACGGTGGCCTGGCAGGGGGGCGGGGATTCTCTGCCTGGGGAGGCACCGGCGCAGAGGAGCTCGCTGGAGTCGGGGAGCCTCCGAGCACTGATGGCCGGGTCCAGGCGGCGGTCAGAGGGCCACGCGGGTGCAGCAGTGGCGCAGCAGGCACGGGAGGATGCCCCGGTTCAGCTGGTGGAACTCCACGAGCTGCAGCAGGTCGGTGAAGCGCGTGTGGCCATCGTCCATGCTGTAGTAGAGGCAGCCCTCCTCCTCGCTCTGGGGCGGGGGGCACGGGCTCAGGGAGGGcactgggctgggggaggccccTCCTAGGCAGGGCTCAGGTCCCCATTTCTTGTCCAGGGGAAAAGGAGACACTCTGGGGGCTCGGGGAGGCCCCccaagagaggcagaggaggagcacAGGTGCCAGGATCCCCTGTCTCCCTGGCAGGCATCGGGGCATCTCGGGGGAGGCGGGGCCACTCACCGGCAGGATGAGATAGTGCTTGACTTTCTGCAAGTGGCACAAGGAGAGGACGAAGCCCTGAGGGTTCCTCTGGCTCTCGCGGACCAGGAACAGGCTGCCGGAAGAGGGGGTAGAGTTACCCAGGACACCCGGCTGCGCCCTTGACCCAGCCTCTCTCTTAGTCCTGCACCTGCtaccccacccagccccacgcTTACCCGTCcaccaggccctgctgcccaATGAGCTGCTGGCTCTCCTCACGGGAAATGCGCCCATGGAACCAGGGCTGAGTGCGGTGGATGgcttggggggcagggagggaggcaaagGGGAAGTCACTCTGGGGAGGGGCCCCACAGACAGCCTGCagcggcccccagccccgggcaccCCGCACCATCCCTCACCTGCACTGAGGCTGGTGCCGGAGCACGGCGTGGGCAGGCTGAGCCGGTGATTGGTCTTCTTCTGCGGAAGTGGGGGACACGGGGGTCAGGAGTGGGGGGTAGGGCCTCCCCTCCCACTCTGCAGAAGCCCATATGGAAGGCAGGGCCCCTGTAGGTACGCAGATGGGAGCAGGGCCCTCACCCGCCAGGCCTGGGCCTCCTCCAGGGCTGCACTCAGAGCTTCCCGAGGGTTCTCGATGACACGTCCGGCGTGGCCAGAGAAGTCCATGGCCACCAGGGTATTATCTGACACGCTCCTCTGGAGGTGGGAAGGGGAGGAGTCAGACAGTGCCCGGCTAGGCCTGGGGGTCCGCCCTCCCAGTGCCCCCCGCACACTCACCAAGGGTGGGGAACCCAGATAGGGCGGGCGCAGGTGGCGAGACTGTGCCTGCTGGTAATTCTTATATAGCTGCACCCCATActgagggtgggggcggggagagagagacagagagagggcgagcCTGAGTCAGGAGGTCTTGGGGCTGGGCTGCTCCGCCCAGGGGGTCAGGACTCCCCAAGGCCAGGCCTCTTTCTGGCCTTGGACAGGAGCTGCCTGAAGCCAGAgcggcagccccagccctggcctggggcttcTCAGACAGCAGGGAtgtgctgcctcctccccctAGGGGGCCAGGACGCCCTCATGCTCGGGCatcccccccctccccaccctccgcGCTCCAAGAGGCTCACCTTGAAGAGGCGGAAGGCAGCCAGCCAGCAGGTGCGGCTCTGCTCATCCTCACTGCAGAAGATTCGGAGCCCCTTGTGGCCATTGCGAAGCTTGTTGGGCTGCGGAGAGAGGAGCTGACTGGTCCCATGCCTGCCTCCAGGGCaatgtctgtccctgtctctccacAGAGCAGCCCCAGCACAAGGAGTCTCCAGCAGGGCAGGGTGAAGAGGGGGTGTCTAAGATGGAGCTCGGGGCCCCAGGCAGGAATCCTGGGGCCTGAGtacctcctgccccccaccctgccctcggAGGGCAGAGTCTTCACCTTGATACAGAAGCCGAACTCTGTGGGCATCCCGTAGAGCTTGCGGCCCTGGGTCACCACGTACACGTTGGACTCGTTCACGTCAGCCACGTACTGTAGGTGCCTGGGATCCTGCTTGGCAAGGTAAGCAGGATTTGGTTCAGGTAGACCCCCTTCTCCCTGTAACAGCCCCCTAAGCCAGGTGGGGGCGATTTCAGGACCAGAGAGGGGCAGGAAAgaacccaaggtcacacagcaaacagaaacagcGCTTTCCCTAAACTCAAGTCACCTGCCTTTTCTACTGCTACCTCCCGGGGTCGGGGCGAGCTGGACAGGGGGCTGGTGAACAACAGCCAGCCAGCCTGGAGGAGGCCGGTGAGCGGCTGAGGGTCTCAGGGTACAGGAGTGCCAACAGGGAAGGGGGCAGCCGGGCGTGGGATTGCGTCCCCGGGACCTCACCTTGGAGGTGCCCTTGGTGGAGTAGTAGAGGCCAGACCGGCGCAGGAAGCAGAAGAAGCGTTTCCAGAGCTTGCGGCCCGACCCCCGCAGCTGCAGGAAGCCCTGGATCTCGGGGAAGCTCCCGGCGTTCAGGAAGTTCTGTGGGCAGAGGACAGTGGGAGGGGGTGAGAGGCCGCCCTCCCAGCCACTGATGCCCCCATCGCACAGAGGGCGGccctgaggctggggcagggacgGTGGCTTGTCCACAGCCCCGCAGGGCTGCACCCGGGCTCTTCCCAGGCGCCAGGCTCAGGGGCAGAGAAGGGCGGGGCCCCCACCTGGATGAGGTCTTCGTGGGAGACGCCTGTGTGCGCATCCACGCAGCTGGAGACCATCTTCTCCGGGAACAGCGAGTGCTGAGGGCAGGAGGGAGtcaggctgggggccagggtgcCCCGGGGCCAagaccccccgcccccagcagcccctctaCACTCACTCACCGGGGAGCTCTTGAAGAGTTCGTACTTGGCGAAGTGCTTCCGGAAGACGAAGCGGCTGTCTCCGCCCACGGGCCAGGCGGCCTGCACTTCCACCACGGACTCGTGGTCCTCCAGACCCCGCTCTGGGGGCACGGGCAGAAAGCAGGGGTTGGAGAAGAACCGCGCCCCCCCGCAACGCACCAAGTGCGCCTCACCGCTCCCTGCACCCCAGCTCACCCAGTGCTAGATGGGGGTGACACTCCACCAGTCCCCAGTTCTCGTCATTCAGGGCGTGGGCACGATGTACCAGCATCTCACACACGTGGCGGGCCGTGGCACCCGCCGACACCTCTACCGACCGGCAGGCCCCGTCCTCACTGTACACCTTCaccacctgctccccagggcgTACAGACGACGtgaggggtggggcagagggtgattcccctcccccacctgctatACCCTCAAGGACCCCCAACCAAGAGCCCCCCTCCACTGAGCAGGCCCACAGCACCCCCATTTCCCTGCCTTCTCTTCCCGGGACAACTCACGTGGCTGGTGTCTCGAGGAAGCAGCCCCCTTGCGCTGGCAGACCCCCCAAGGATGGGAGCCTGAGAGGGAGGACTACAGAGCTCCGGGAAGGGGTTGGGGATGGAGGGCAGGGAGCTTGCCTGAAGCCCCTCCTCTCGGAGTCTcctgtggggagggcagaggggggcGGGGTGGGCTCACCTCCAGCCTTCGTACTTCCCAGCGCTGACCCGCCCCAACCCCCAGCCCCATCACGCCACGGTACCTGCTGGGCGGGATGGGCAGAGGCTGGGACCTCTTCACCTCGCCCGGCAGAGAGGCGTCGGGCAGCGGGGGAGTCCCAGGAGGGGTACCTGGCGCTGGGCACAGGTCTTCCGGGGAGCTGCTGAGTTGAGGTGGAGACAGATCCAGCTCCATGAcagctgggggaggagagggggctgAGTGCAACAGCTCCTGTGCCCTGGTGCCAGGGCTCTGCCACCGTGAGAACCCAGAGCCCTGGCCTCACAAGGCTGTTGGGGTGCCCTAGCGGCTACACAGCATCCCACTGCTCGCCCTCCAACTGGAGTTTTTCTGGCACCCTCGGCGGACAGAGTGAACCCCACTTTACAAGAGGACCCCGAGTTGCCAAGAAGGAGGCATTCTCACGCCCCCCTGACAGGTGCAGGGGGTGGAACCTGGTGTTCCAGGCCTCTTCCTCTGGCCCAAAGTCAAGCTGGCGACAAGCTAAGGGGGACCCCCACACACCATATGCCTGGCAGCAGCAACAGTCTCCAGGGCCCATAGACAGTCCGGGCTCGGCCCTTGGTGTCAGGGCACAGGGCCACCCCCTCCCGCGCCTGTAAGCGTGGGGGCACTCACTCCGCTGGGCTCTGCCCCGGGTTTTTCCAGCCCTTTGTTGCCAGACCCAGCTGCCAGAGCCTGTGGTGGCAACGCCTGCCCAAGTGATGAGTGATGCACAGGacaggagcgggggggggggggggagggcaggacagGCTCGGCAGAGCGGGGGGCAGGAGGCCCAGCCTCTGGTCTCAGCAGCCCCCAAATCCCTGCGCCTTCTCCAGGCCCCTTTCCCCACCCGGCTCTGTCCTGAGGTCCCAAGGCTGGAGCCACCTCCTCTGAGCAGCCTTCCTGGGGTTTCCACGTGCAGACTGATGGGCTCCCTCTAGCActgtgctggggcctctgcacccactgctCTGCACCTGTCCTCTCCACCCAGTGGCCTGAGggcacctgacacccacaggCAAAGCCAGAGTCTTGCACCCTCAGAGACCACCTGGAGCAGACGCAAGCAAGGCCAGGTGAGAGAGGGCAAGGATGCCCACCGCGGGCGGAGGCGGGGCTGCCCTCTTCCGCAGGAACCAGGCAGACCCCTTTGGCTGAGCTGAGACCTGGGAAGACCCTGGACGGCGCGGTGAGGCCGCCTAGGGCACCTGGGATTGGCCAACACGCGTgggtgtgcgcacacacacacacacacactcagagtgGGGCGAGCGCCTGACACTTCAGTGAGGGCAGAAGGCAATGTGGGGGACAGGTGAGCCAGGGCGGGGCAGGATGGCACTGCCTGGGACTCTCCATGCAACTTGACTCATCTTCACTTCCTGGCTGAAGAGAAACGCAAACAAGGCTGCACCCCACTCCCCCATGCCACCGGGGGAGGGTGGGGCGGGACGGAAGAGAAGGAGGATGCCGGCTGGAGCTGCCTCTGACTGACGtcaccctctcctccccacccctggcccacctccagcccaggTGGGAGCTCAAGTCTGCccaccctcagcccccagccgCCACCTGGCCCGGGACGGGGAGAAGAAATGCCAGGCCTGGATTGCGAGGTCATCTGGAATGGAGCTGACTTCCCAGCTGGGGGGCCCCTGCGCAAGAAAGCTGGGCTCCCAGCccccgcagccccccccccccgtgggtcTGGCCCTGGTCCCGTTGCTAGGTGTCCCTGGTCCAGAGGACTGTCCACCTCAGCCTGGGGGGTGAGGGTCCCCATAACACACGCTCTGGTGTCCTGGCAAGTGGGCAGCAGGACAGCGGGACAGCAGGAGTGGAAAGGCCCAACACCAGAGAGGaccccagagagagaggggcggGAAGGATGAGCCACACTCCCCACCCAGCGTCCCCAGACACCAGCGTCCCACCCCCCAACCTCGGGCAAACCCCAGGAATTCGCTTCAGGAAgaccgggggaggggctgccgggCCGCGCCTCCCGCCTCCCCGCGAAGTCCGAGGCCAGCAGAAGGGATCCCCAAGAGCAGTGTTGGGACTGAGGTGGGAGGGGTCCAGGGCCTCCGGCAGACGGGCCGAGgccgaggctggggaggggcgggaagGCAGAGGCCAGCTGGGAGGCCTGCGCTGCCCCCTCCCGCTGCCGCTGGAGAAAGCCCCCAGACCAGCTGGTTCCCCAGCCCGGCAGCTCCAGGCCACCGCTTCCcgggctgcctccctgccctggccGCGCCAGCACCACCCTCTGCCACCCTCGCTGCCTCCTTGTTTACTTCCTGAATCTTGCCCCACCTGGCTGGCCccaagggcagggggcagggcccgGTGTTTAGGGCGGACAGAAAACAAGGCCACCGTCCGAGCTTcccagggcggggggaggggccggggtgtGGCGGGCGGTCCCCGCGGGGGCCCgggctccccgccccacccccaccgctaCAGGATGTGGTGGGGGAGGCTTCACCTTTGGGGGAGCTCCTAGGGCCAGAGACCAGGTGAGGTGGGGGACTCCCAGGTGACCTGCAGTTGAGGGGAGGGCCCAGGGCCCCTGAGGCCCCGCCCACTCCCTCACTAGAGCAAAACacccactgggggggggggcactcttTTAAAGTTTGATTTGGGAAGAAGGCTAGAGTCTCCCGGGTGGAGTTAATCGTTATTGTGCACTCAAGGAGGCCCCTCCCCACAGAGCAGGGTGTCCGCGGGAGAAAGGCGGGCAGAGcccggccaggcccagccagggccgTCCTGGGGGCCCCCGGGTGCAGCCTGGCAGACAGGTGCATGTTCTGTCCCCACTCCACCAGGGAGACCCGGCTCCTGGGTCTCTCCCCAGACTCGTCAAACAGACAAGACCACCTGCCCTTCCCGCCTCACCCAGACCCCTCGGCAGTGCAGACCCTCAGCTTCCACCCAACCGGGAAGCCGGAGGGCACCGTGggcctgcctgccccccacctgccccccacctgCCCAGGCAAAGGCAGTGCGTTGTGTCCCAAGCAGGGACTGCAATATGGAGAAGGAGCCCCAGTGACCAGAGTCCCTCTCCTGCACCGCCCTCCATGGTGGGGGCACCCCTCGTCGGACTGGCTGAATAGATACGTGGGAGGAACCCAGATGGGGCAGAATCGGGCTGAGCAAGGGCGTGAAGGCAGCTCCCTCGGGATTCAGACCCCCCCCCCATTCTAGCTCTTTCTCTGTGAGTGGGGAGGGGCCGGTTTCAGCGGGAAAGCTGGAGGAGAAGATCCCAGACCTCCTGTCCCCATAAACAGGTCTGTGCATGTATGGGGGAGGGGGCGTgcggagagaggaagaggacagGAATCAGAAATGAGGCAAGGATGGAAAAccgaaggaaaagagaaagtgtGAGGTGGTCTGAGTGGCACAGCAGGGGACGGAACCTTCTAGAATTACCCCAGACCTGCCCGTGCAGCCCACCTCTGGAGGAAGCACCCGCTTTGGTCCTTACCT from Lepus europaeus isolate LE1 chromosome 18, mLepTim1.pri, whole genome shotgun sequence encodes the following:
- the GRB7 gene encoding growth factor receptor-bound protein 7, which encodes MELDLSPPQLSSSPEDLCPAPGTPPGTPPLPDASLPGEVKRSQPLPIPPSRRLREEGLQASSLPSIPNPFPELCSPPSQAPILGGSASARGLLPRDTSHVVKVYSEDGACRSVEVSAGATARHVCEMLVHRAHALNDENWGLVECHPHLALERGLEDHESVVEVQAAWPVGGDSRFVFRKHFAKYELFKSSPHSLFPEKMVSSCVDAHTGVSHEDLIQNFLNAGSFPEIQGFLQLRGSGRKLWKRFFCFLRRSGLYYSTKGTSKDPRHLQYVADVNESNVYVVTQGRKLYGMPTEFGFCIKPNKLRNGHKGLRIFCSEDEQSRTCWLAAFRLFKYGVQLYKNYQQAQSRHLRPPYLGSPPLRSVSDNTLVAMDFSGHAGRVIENPREALSAALEEAQAWRKKTNHRLSLPTPCSGTSLSAAIHRTQPWFHGRISREESQQLIGQQGLVDGLFLVRESQRNPQGFVLSLCHLQKVKHYLILPSEEEGCLYYSMDDGHTRFTDLLQLVEFHQLNRGILPCLLRHCCTRVAL